atttaaaatatttataatgaTCTTAATTTCCCAGTATTTATTAAGTTGAGTTAGCGTGTTTGATACTTTCGAATGAATTTCCTCTAATTACCCCtaatattgatgatgaCTGCTTAATTTTTGGAGGAGGTGGTGGCGGTGGAGGAGGTATATGTAGGGGAGTAGAAACAGAAGGGAGTATCAAATGCGGCGGAGAGTCAGTGTATAAATTTGCAACTGGAACTTGGCCAGGAAATATagtattactattattctGGTCGCAGCCGCTAATAACTGGATTGTACCCAATAATATGTAAAGGAGGAGCTTCAAAGGGACCAAAGTACTGATTAGAGGGGATTCTCTGCTTCGCAGCATTAACATTAGAAGGAGATAGAGGTAATCCAAGGCCAACTCCTAATATACCGCTTCCTATTCCTGAAGTACCCGTAAAAGGTCCCTTTGAACATTCAGCAGATATATTGAGATACCCTCCACAAATACTAGAATAATCACCAAACGGGGATTGGATAATTTGAATAGCTCTTTGAATTTCATTCCGAAGGtgctttttattattctcaTCAAAAATAGGTCTACATGCAGGTGGGCCCGGAAAAGGATTTCTTATATCACAACAAATACCCGGAATAgtagtattaataatgtcTGGAGAGCTGATATCAATGACTGTAGTCCAAAGATGAGtttcaataaatttaagAAACCTGTAAAATAATGTGTGGCTTTGAGAAAACTTGAGGAACTTagattcttcaaaaatttttaCATTGTTAATTAATGTAGGAGGGTCGctaaataattcatcaatatcaaaaatatctCTCACAGAATTTGGACCGCATTcctcatttttttctttatcgCTGGTTACTTTCCCGTTCGAGTGTGTATTATAACCCTTAATATCAGCTAAAAAGCAATTGCCATATTCTTTATTGGCATTTGACTCTGATTGCTTAGTACCATTCTTGTAGCCAGTATCAATGGAATATCCGACGCTTGCAACCGACGCCATATTAGATTCAGAACAAGCACAAGAGTATTTTGAATCGGAACAGTTAATGCATATATTATCTGAACTTAATATTCCAGGAGAAAGAGAATACGTACATGCGGTGCTTCCTATTGAGGACCTGCTTGATTCACCAAACGCTTCATGTTCCTCTGGTGGCTTATCTAAATTTAAGTTCTTTACATTCAGAAGTGTTTTTTCGGAATGAACATCCTTGCTGATAGAATACCTGTTTTTTACGGAAAGTTTGGCAGCGCGACCGCCCTTTACTTCATCTAAATCTGatttatattgaaatttaCTACCCTTTACAACATCAAGGTATAGCATTTTATATCCAACACCAtctttttcaattgaaCCTTTATCCGGCTCAGAATCAAAACTTGAATCGCTTGAGCTGGCTTGTTCAGCTACTCCAGCGCTTCCAGATGCCGTTTCTGTGTCGTAACTAACATTAGTTACATCTTCTATATCATCTTTGTAATTCACTGTCTCCTCTTGATCTAATTCAGAAACCAAAGAAGGAAAATTCCCATCTAAATAGCTTTCTTCTGGAATTCCctcaattttttcaattccaTTTTGCAAATAAATGTCACCTTTCCCTTTTTTGTAATTGCCCTTAATTGAAGTAAGTGTCAAGTTGTTCTCACTGGATTTGCATCTGCTTTGGATGTGATCagaatttaaatcttcTAGTATATccttaaatattatttttgatgCATTGTGTGACTTTATAAAGAACTCATTTGCATCAATAACTGGAAGAATGCCaattttttggaaaaagTATATAACACAAATTGTCCAGGCGTATCCGCCAGGGAATCCATTTAAGGTATTCCTAAGCCCACGAAACCTTGTCCATACTTTCGTTAGCACAACAACGTGGACAACTCGAGGATCCATTCTTGCATACCATGTAAGGATTCCAAGTCTGCTTTGAATAATAGGTAATGAATTGGCCTTTTGAATCTTGCATAAAGAGCCCGAAGTTTGCCCATCCTTAACTTCTTCTTGGTTGTTAGTTGATGGTAGAGCAATTGAAATATCTAAAACTATATCTGTATGAATATGAAGCATTCTGATAATTGGTATGTGAGCACTGGTTATATCCTGTATACACGTGAATGGATTACGAAGCTTTCGTACCTCTGCCGATTGGTCTAACGGTACAGCGCCCTTCCctttcaatttattttcattattcaaTGAGTTCATGCAATCGAAAGAGTCAGTTGATTTATTCTTACTCAATGCATCTAAAACATCTAATGAGTCACTTTGTAGCAGGCCTAGAAGTTCCTGTAAAATTAGGCCAGGTGGCTTAGTAAAAATATCAGATATGGGCGCATCTCCATATTTAGCTTTGTCAAACGAATCCTTTTTTGGAATCAATGCAATATCAACATCAGAAAATTGATCAGCGAACCCTGTACTCGTTGAACCGTATGGAAATACTAATAAAGGAATTTTAGATTGCTCAAGCCAATTTCTAAGGTCACTAACCACGCTTGAAACTTTCAGAcgaaattctttatttgggataagataatttattacattTAATGTAGAAATTTCATAGCTTCTTAATGAATATGGCTGGAAATAAGGGATCTGATAATTGAATATAGCCGGTGCGCATGCCCCTAAATTATTACCTATAATACCAGTTGAATTAACACTTTGTTGAGGATGAGAGGAAATATTCCCTGGTAAGATTAAATCTTGTTTTTGGGtatttaaagatatttttgaatcGGGAAAGTAGTCTGGAGGAGGGGGAACAATATGACCAAAGTTGCATTGAGGGATCAAATGATTGTACCAAAACTGGTGGGGTATTGGGGATATTAAAGGAATGTGTACTTGACCATATTGCTGAACTTCTGATATGGTATTATTTTGAGCAATTCCCTGTGAAAAGCTGCCTTTAGATTGCTGATTTGAATCGTTTAAACTATTActtccaatatttaaatgGTTTGTAGTATTTTCGATTATTACGCTGTTTCTGTtcttgttattattattaacacTTGCctttgatatttttgtaCAATCGGAAGCTGATGTAGATAACGACTTTTGGGTAAATGTTACAGCTGATACAGAGGTTGGGGAACACGATGTGGAAAGCGGAGGTAAGTTAGAAGCTAAATTTTGTATACTATTAAAATTGGAACGGATTTCCCCACAGTTTGATTTATCTGGTTTCTTTTTCCGGTGTTGTGCATGATTTGGAGCCAAAGACGTATGACCAAGTTTGTTTGGAGATTGACCAGAAGAAATCTCAATTCCGCATGAACTACCTATGTTGCTGCTATCCGTTTGCGTACTCTTAGCAGAATTTGAGTTGATTTTTTTGCTAGAGTGAGCTGTCCTACGCCCAGATTTTCCTGAAGCgtcttttttttcagatATAGGGTCTAGAACTTTATCCACACTAACTAGAACAGAGCGTCTTCTCTGGTCAGCTTCTGCATTTCTTTTCCCCGTAGCTGTCATTGACTCCCCGACCGACCGTCAAAGAATTAACAAAGGCTAAACTAGGGTATTAAAAGAGTTGAATACCTTTGTCAGTGCCCGTCTCTAGCCACAACAGTTAGGAATCCAACTTACTCAATTTATATTGCTCCGTGTCTACGTTTTGAGAGACAAACACTCTCTCGAACTTTAGTCAACTCTAACTCTCAAGTAGCTTCTGACTGTTCTTTTCTTATTGCAACAGCCACTGCATTATTCGAGGGCCTATGCACTTCTTTTCGTGcttaaaaatttgaatatactTGCAAATTTTAGTTCGCAAAATTAGACTCAAGGTTTACCGCCATCGACGCGCCTTCAGTGCCTAGACCCGCCTTGATTTGAATTAACACGTAAATgttgatattaatttcaaattgttAATACCGCAATAGACGCAAATAGAAGATGGACATTAATTTCTCGAGAATAAATATGAGTCAACTTAGCTAGAATAATAGTACTTAAGCACACTAGGAGGTGAGGTATTCACAGCTTAATACGAGCTATTTTTCATTGCAATTATTTGGGAATTTTATTCTGGAAAGTATTGCATGCATACAATACCTTTAATGGTGCAAGAATTTTTTTACTAGATGATATTCAATGTTTGGATTCTGTCGATATTTTTGTGAGAATAATTCTTGTTAAGCTAtccaaattaatatatgcGAACATATTAATTCGTATTAATTACTTGCCTTGTTAGACGACTGAATATGCGTAAAATAGCTATTTTCAACCCTTCGAGATTCTTTGACTTGGAAAATACAGTTTCTGTTTTTAAATATGGCTCTACTATACGCTCTAATGTTGTAAGTTTTGAACCTTTTATATCTTGATTTTGTCATTTATTGTAAAATCCACTCCAATCAGGCTTTTAACACAAGAATGCA
The Cryptosporidium parvum Iowa II chromosome 2, whole genome shotgun sequence genome window above contains:
- a CDS encoding Po1 beta superfamily nucleotidyltransferase, with amino-acid sequence MTATGKRNAEADQRRRSVLVSVDKVLDPISEKKDASGKSGRRTAHSSKKINSNSAKSTQTDSSNIGSSCGIEISSGQSPNKLGHTSLAPNHAQHRKKKPDKSNCGEIRSNFNSIQNLASNLPPLSTSCSPTSVSAVTFTQKSLSTSASDCTKISKASVNNNNKNRNSVIIENTTNHLNIGSNSLNDSNQQSKGSFSQGIAQNNTISEVQQYGQVHIPLISPIPHQFWYNHLIPQCNFGHIVPPPPDYFPDSKISLNTQKQDLILPGNISSHPQQSVNSTGIIGNNLGACAPAIFNYQIPYFQPYSLRSYEISTLNVINYLIPNKEFRLKVSSVVSDLRNWLEQSKIPLLVFPYGSTSTGFADQFSDVDIALIPKKDSFDKAKYGDAPISDIFTKPPGLILQELLGLLQSDSLDVLDALSKNKSTDSFDCMNSLNNENKLKGKGAVPLDQSAEVRKLRNPFTCIQDITSAHIPIIRMLHIHTDIVLDISIALPSTNNQEEVKDGQTSGSLCKIQKANSLPIIQSRLGILTWYARMDPRVVHVVVLTKVWTRFRGLRNTLNGFPGGYAWTICVIYFFQKIGILPVIDANEFFIKSHNASKIIFKDILEDLNSDHIQSRCKSSENNLTLTSIKGNYKKGKGDIYLQNGIEKIEGIPEESYLDGNFPSLVSELDQEETVNYKDDIEDVTNVSYDTETASGSAGVAEQASSSDSSFDSEPDKGSIEKDGVGYKMLYLDVVKGSKFQYKSDLDEVKGGRAAKLSVKNRYSISKDVHSEKTLLNVKNLNLDKPPEEHEAFGESSRSSIGSTACTYSLSPGILSSDNICINCSDSKYSCACSESNMASVASVGYSIDTGYKNGTKQSESNANKEYGNCFLADIKGYNTHSNGKVTSDKEKNEECGPNSVRDIFDIDELFSDPPTLINNVKIFEESKFLKFSQSHTLFYRFLKFIETHLWTTVIDISSPDIINTTIPGICCDIRNPFPGPPACRPIFDENNKKHLRNEIQRAIQIIQSPFGDYSSICGGYLNISAECSKGPFTGTSGIGSGILGVGLGLPLSPSNVNAAKQRIPSNQYFGPFEAPPLHIIGYNPVISGCDQNNSNTIFPGQVPVANLYTDSPPHLILPSVSTPLHIPPPPPPPPPKIKQSSSILGVIRGNSFESIKHANST